Proteins encoded together in one Pseudoalteromonas xiamenensis window:
- the atpE gene encoding F0F1 ATP synthase subunit C encodes MEALELLTGLKFIAVALLIGLGALGTAIGFGTLGGKFLESAARQPELAPQLQVKMFIVAGLIDAIAMIGVGIAMVLLFVM; translated from the coding sequence ATGGAAGCTTTAGAACTACTTACAGGCTTAAAATTCATCGCTGTAGCACTTCTAATCGGTTTAGGCGCTCTAGGTACTGCAATTGGTTTCGGTACTTTGGGTGGTAAGTTCCTTGAGTCAGCTGCTCGTCAACCAGAGCTTGCACCACAACTTCAAGTTAAAATGTTCATCGTTGCGGGTCTTATCGATGCGATCGCGATGATCGGTGTTGGTATCGCAATGGTATTGTTGTTCGTAATGTAA